A DNA window from Azotosporobacter soli contains the following coding sequences:
- a CDS encoding Ppx/GppA phosphatase family protein, whose product MSERVAVIDLGSNSARLIIMQIYKNGAYNLIYHQKEAVRLSEGIAQDNKLQSAAMERALRSLQTFSHMCRLFNVDKTLAVGTAAVRNTKNGGAFVERVRKETGIPLRAVSGETEAKLGYLGAINTLDVENALLFDLGGGSTELTLIRNRKAEHMISLPFGAVNMTERFRLNNRASEGQLDELQAFFRKQLNQLPWLKNLNVPLLGVGGTARTIAKMDQRRKNYPFPKLHNYRMGSMSFRALWQDVSKLSFAQRRKVPGLGGERADIILAGIGIVKALQEKAHAQQLIVSGCGVREGLFLQYLLSRSGQSEVVANPLEHSTKNTLLLYNGNISHAEHVTKLADQLFCGCRDFFALDDRSRLMLRTAALLHDTGISINYYDHYRHSTYLVENARLFGLSHREQMLAAVITGWHHGPAFRFDHNRLYHQFLDEADWQTARKLALLLSIAESLDTTQMTLVKNVNAQIEAGRLSLQLDASAPTPLEQDAALRFSKWLRRDFQLELALK is encoded by the coding sequence ATGAGTGAACGCGTCGCGGTCATCGACCTCGGGTCGAACTCGGCCCGCCTGATCATCATGCAAATTTATAAAAACGGCGCTTACAATCTGATTTATCATCAAAAAGAGGCGGTCCGGCTCAGTGAAGGGATCGCCCAGGACAATAAGTTGCAAAGCGCGGCGATGGAGCGCGCGCTCCGCTCGCTGCAGACCTTTTCGCACATGTGCCGCCTCTTTAACGTCGACAAGACGCTGGCGGTCGGCACCGCTGCCGTTCGCAACACCAAAAACGGCGGCGCTTTCGTTGAACGGGTACGCAAGGAGACCGGCATCCCGCTGCGCGCGGTCAGCGGCGAGACAGAAGCAAAACTCGGTTATCTCGGCGCGATCAACACGCTCGATGTAGAAAACGCGCTGCTCTTCGACCTCGGCGGCGGCAGCACCGAGCTGACGCTGATCAGGAACCGCAAGGCGGAACACATGATCAGCCTGCCGTTCGGCGCGGTCAATATGACCGAACGATTCCGCCTGAACAACCGCGCCTCCGAAGGACAGCTGGACGAACTGCAGGCATTCTTTCGCAAGCAGCTGAATCAGCTGCCCTGGCTGAAGAACCTCAATGTGCCGCTGCTCGGCGTCGGCGGCACCGCCCGGACGATCGCGAAGATGGATCAGCGGCGCAAGAATTATCCGTTTCCCAAACTGCACAATTATCGTATGGGTTCGATGTCGTTTCGCGCCTTATGGCAGGACGTCTCGAAGCTCAGCTTCGCGCAGCGCCGCAAAGTGCCGGGCCTCGGCGGCGAACGCGCCGACATCATCCTGGCCGGCATCGGCATCGTCAAAGCGCTGCAGGAAAAAGCGCACGCGCAGCAACTCATCGTCAGCGGCTGCGGCGTCCGCGAAGGCCTGTTCCTCCAATATCTTCTCTCGCGCAGCGGACAGAGCGAAGTCGTGGCGAATCCGCTCGAACACAGCACGAAAAACACTTTGCTTCTATATAATGGCAACATCTCGCATGCCGAGCATGTCACCAAACTGGCCGATCAGCTTTTTTGCGGCTGCCGCGATTTTTTCGCGCTCGACGATCGCAGCCGCCTGATGCTGCGCACGGCCGCCTTGCTGCATGACACCGGCATCAGCATCAATTATTACGACCACTATCGCCACAGCACCTATCTGGTGGAAAACGCGCGCCTTTTCGGTCTGTCGCACCGCGAACAGATGCTGGCCGCGGTCATCACCGGCTGGCATCACGGCCCGGCGTTCCGTTTCGACCACAACCGCCTCTACCATCAGTTCCTCGATGAGGCCGACTGGCAGACCGCACGCAAACTGGCTTTGCTGCTGAGCATCGCCGAAAGTCTCGATACGACGCAAATGACGCTGGTCAAGAACGTCAACGCGCAAATTGAAGCGGGACGTCTCAGCCTACAGCTCGACGCCAGCGCCCCGACGCCGCTCGAACAGGATGCCGCACTGCGCTTTTCCAAATGGCTACGCCGCGACTTTCAGCTTGAGCTGGCGTTGAAATAG
- a CDS encoding endo alpha-1,4 polygalactosaminidase: MFFRSACCTLLFLLCIAALPSLARAQQTPPDYPLEMARLLGQLRSYSQERNATFQLLGNGSLDLFAPETLTPSARTLVNTSLDGILMESYFYGWEMKDDEATPPEARLAWSSALTAAQQLNQPLFNIDYCRSTAAVADSYQKNRQAGFVSLAAPNRQLTKLPQKTQRSNRSDVSRLAQAKNFLVLLNPEEFASRSLYLAALRACAFDLLIIDPTFNSSPLTPDEVRSLKRKPQGGQRLVLAYLSIAEAEDYRPYWQKDWKQSPPAWLVAANPDWVGNFKVRYWQSGWQQLLFGSRNAQLDRILSTDFDGAMLDVVDGYQYFLDNPDVQ, encoded by the coding sequence ATGTTTTTTCGCAGCGCCTGTTGCACGCTTCTTTTCTTGCTTTGCATCGCTGCCTTGCCTTCGCTGGCGCGCGCGCAGCAAACGCCGCCCGATTATCCGCTCGAAATGGCGCGCCTGCTCGGACAACTGCGCAGCTATAGTCAGGAACGCAACGCAACGTTTCAGCTTTTGGGCAACGGCAGTCTCGATTTATTCGCGCCGGAGACGCTGACGCCGTCCGCACGGACGCTAGTCAATACCAGTCTCGACGGCATCCTGATGGAAAGCTATTTTTACGGCTGGGAGATGAAGGACGACGAGGCGACGCCGCCGGAGGCGCGTCTCGCCTGGTCGTCCGCTTTGACGGCCGCGCAGCAACTGAATCAACCGCTCTTCAACATCGATTACTGCCGTTCGACTGCGGCAGTCGCAGATTCCTACCAGAAAAACCGACAAGCCGGTTTCGTCTCACTGGCCGCCCCCAACCGCCAGTTAACGAAGCTGCCGCAAAAAACGCAGCGCAGCAATCGCAGCGACGTCAGCCGTCTCGCCCAGGCGAAGAACTTTCTCGTGCTGTTGAATCCGGAAGAATTCGCCAGCCGCAGTCTTTATCTCGCCGCTTTGCGCGCCTGTGCATTCGACCTTCTGATCATCGATCCGACCTTCAACAGCTCGCCGCTGACGCCGGATGAAGTCCGTTCGCTCAAACGCAAGCCGCAGGGCGGCCAGCGTCTGGTTCTCGCTTATCTGAGCATTGCGGAAGCGGAAGATTACCGTCCCTATTGGCAGAAAGACTGGAAACAGTCGCCGCCCGCCTGGCTGGTGGCAGCCAATCCCGATTGGGTTGGTAACTTCAAGGTCCGCTACTGGCAAAGCGGCTGGCAGCAGTTGCTCTTCGGCAGCCGCAATGCGCAGCTCGACAGGATTCTCTCCACCGATTTTGACGGCGCGATGCTCGACGTCGTGGACGGCTATCAGTATTTCCTCGACAACCCCGACGTGCAATGA
- a CDS encoding RNA degradosome polyphosphate kinase, with amino-acid sequence MELDRPEHFINRELSWLKFNSRVMDEAKQLDKPVLERLKFIAITSSNLDEFFMIRVAGLKSQLEAGVNKFDAAGLTVRQQVDGIGEAAHELVKEQYKVLRALLAELTQHEIIISEEKNLPEKARHWVEQYFRQTVYPVITPLAVDASHPFPFLASRSLNLAVLLLRGKDEEQLAVIQVPAVLPRLVEVPNQGKKRTFLFLEDIIQTHCQALFKGYKIKEITPFRITRNADLTIDEDDAEDLMAEVEKSLRQRKRGDAVRLEIARQAGKMVKQFLMDGCELEDGDIYEINGPIDASCFFKFTALSGYDHLRYEPLTPQIPAALKECEDFYALIKERDMLLHHPYESFEPVVDFIRQAAQDPSVLAIKQTLYRVSGNSPIVRALAQAAENGKQVTVVVELKARFDEENNIQWARRLEEAGCHVIYGLVGLKTHAKMALVVRQEGSGIQRYVHMGTGNYNDTTAKIYADLSLFTANDQFGADASAFFNMLSGYSDPPVWNKLVVAPFDLREKLEELIERESEFAEQGQEGRIIAKLNSLIDKGIMLKLYEAASRGVKIDLIVRGICGIRPGIEGVGKNISIHSIVGRFLEHHRILYLNNGGDPKVFLSSADWMHRNLNERVELLFPLEDEHAALRVTEMLDVMLRDNCKSHHMKSDGHYRRPEKRSAPPLNSQEEFYRQAKAAAKSAPLPLRDRVQPLYRKDI; translated from the coding sequence ATGGAACTTGACCGACCAGAACATTTTATCAATCGCGAACTAAGCTGGCTCAAATTCAACAGCCGCGTCATGGACGAAGCCAAGCAGCTCGACAAGCCCGTCTTAGAACGTTTGAAATTCATCGCGATCACCAGCTCGAATCTCGACGAATTCTTCATGATCCGGGTTGCCGGCTTGAAAAGCCAGCTCGAAGCCGGCGTTAACAAATTCGATGCGGCCGGACTAACCGTGCGCCAGCAGGTGGACGGCATCGGCGAAGCGGCGCACGAATTGGTGAAAGAACAGTACAAGGTGCTGCGCGCTTTGCTTGCCGAACTGACGCAGCATGAGATCATCATTAGCGAAGAAAAGAATTTGCCGGAAAAAGCGCGTCACTGGGTCGAACAATATTTTCGCCAGACCGTCTATCCTGTCATTACGCCGCTGGCGGTCGACGCCAGCCATCCGTTTCCGTTTCTCGCCAGTCGCAGTCTGAATTTGGCGGTTCTGCTTCTGAGAGGCAAGGACGAAGAGCAACTGGCGGTGATTCAGGTTCCGGCGGTACTGCCCCGTTTGGTCGAAGTGCCGAACCAGGGCAAAAAAAGAACGTTTCTCTTTCTGGAAGACATCATCCAGACGCATTGCCAGGCTTTGTTCAAAGGCTACAAGATCAAAGAGATCACGCCGTTTCGCATTACGCGCAATGCCGACTTGACGATCGACGAAGATGACGCCGAGGACCTGATGGCGGAAGTCGAAAAATCGTTGCGCCAACGCAAGCGCGGCGACGCGGTGCGCCTCGAAATCGCGCGACAGGCGGGAAAAATGGTGAAGCAATTCCTCATGGATGGCTGCGAGCTCGAAGACGGCGACATCTATGAAATCAACGGACCGATTGACGCCAGCTGCTTTTTTAAGTTCACCGCGCTTTCCGGCTACGATCATCTGCGCTACGAACCGTTGACGCCGCAAATTCCGGCGGCGCTGAAAGAGTGTGAGGATTTCTATGCGCTGATCAAAGAGCGCGACATGCTGTTGCACCATCCGTACGAATCGTTTGAACCGGTCGTCGATTTTATCCGCCAGGCGGCGCAAGACCCGAGCGTTCTGGCAATCAAGCAGACGCTCTACCGCGTCAGCGGCAACTCGCCGATTGTCCGCGCGCTGGCGCAGGCCGCCGAAAACGGCAAGCAGGTCACGGTCGTCGTCGAACTCAAGGCTCGCTTTGACGAAGAAAACAACATTCAATGGGCGAGACGGCTCGAAGAAGCCGGTTGCCATGTCATCTACGGTCTGGTCGGCCTCAAGACGCACGCCAAGATGGCGCTCGTCGTGCGCCAGGAAGGCTCCGGCATCCAGCGCTATGTGCACATGGGCACCGGCAATTACAACGATACTACGGCCAAAATATACGCCGACCTCAGCCTCTTTACCGCCAACGATCAATTCGGCGCGGACGCGTCCGCCTTTTTCAACATGCTTTCCGGCTACTCCGATCCGCCGGTCTGGAACAAGCTCGTCGTCGCGCCGTTCGACCTGCGCGAAAAACTCGAAGAACTGATCGAACGCGAAAGCGAATTTGCCGAACAGGGGCAAGAGGGACGGATCATTGCCAAACTCAATTCCCTGATCGACAAAGGCATCATGCTCAAATTGTACGAAGCGGCCAGCCGCGGCGTGAAGATCGACCTCATCGTGCGCGGCATCTGCGGCATCCGGCCGGGCATCGAGGGCGTCGGCAAAAACATCAGCATTCACAGCATCGTCGGACGCTTTCTCGAACATCACCGCATTTTGTATCTGAATAACGGCGGCGATCCGAAAGTCTTCCTCTCCAGCGCCGACTGGATGCACCGCAATCTGAACGAGCGGGTCGAGCTGCTCTTTCCGCTCGAAGACGAGCATGCCGCGCTGCGTGTGACGGAAATGCTCGATGTGATGCTCAGAGACAACTGCAAGTCGCATCATATGAAAAGCGACGGACACTACCGGCGGCCCGAAAAGAGAAGCGCGCCGCCGCTGAACAGCCAGGAAGAGTTTTACCGGCAGGCGAAGGCCGCGGCCAAAAGCGCGCCGCTGCCGCTGCGCGACCGCGTGCAGCCGCTCTACCGCAAAGACATATGA
- a CDS encoding HD domain-containing protein, with product MPSFAAIHIGSETVSLQIVEYKDVDDIRVLDRARRQMDLGEEAFKSGQISFASVSEICELLKGFRRLCSEYGVRDCRVMATTALREAENQQYIIDQIRIKTGLEVEIVDMPQEIFYKYMALFKHLQTSGLANTEDGLLFVDISSGGTGITLYRQGAIRYQQNINIGAMRIKESFAQNQRDDVCFQQVLDEYIESAIDPIAVALMGQRSPYLVLTGNETRLLLQLLGHSEGLAVLSPKELKDLYRKVRRLNLPELMTRFDLNEADAALVIPALGLYCKMMEVAAVDHVLVPTLRFIDGMTLLHVAEKTDSRWLDVMEEHTFSVVKALEDKFHYDKAHASVVEEFSLLLFDKLNRYHGLGRRERLMLRAAAHLHDIGKFVNLRRHYFYSYRLIESADILGISRSEKRIIANVSYYHSKGTPNNADENFTRLSNKAKLTVAKLSAIIRLADALDRSHRQKITDCSVQIKGDEMLVNVKAREDLSLEEWTFAEKAEFFESVFGLKARVVGTIGGNHGT from the coding sequence ATGCCGAGTTTTGCCGCGATACATATCGGATCGGAAACCGTCAGCTTGCAAATTGTCGAATATAAGGACGTCGACGACATCCGGGTGCTGGATCGGGCCAGACGTCAAATGGATTTGGGCGAAGAAGCGTTCAAGAGCGGTCAGATCAGCTTTGCTTCCGTCAGCGAAATTTGCGAACTGCTGAAAGGCTTTCGCCGTTTGTGCAGCGAATACGGCGTACGGGACTGCCGCGTCATGGCGACGACCGCGCTGCGCGAAGCCGAAAATCAGCAATATATCATCGATCAGATCCGCATCAAGACCGGTTTGGAAGTCGAGATCGTCGACATGCCGCAGGAAATCTTCTATAAATATATGGCCTTGTTCAAACATCTGCAGACGTCCGGGCTGGCGAATACCGAAGACGGACTGCTGTTCGTCGACATCTCCTCCGGCGGCACGGGGATTACTCTCTACCGCCAGGGTGCGATCCGCTATCAGCAAAACATCAACATCGGCGCGATGCGCATCAAAGAAAGCTTTGCGCAAAACCAGCGCGATGACGTCTGCTTCCAACAGGTGTTGGACGAATATATCGAAAGCGCGATCGACCCGATCGCCGTGGCGCTGATGGGACAGCGCAGCCCGTACCTGGTGCTGACCGGCAATGAGACGCGACTGCTCTTGCAGCTGCTGGGACACAGCGAGGGCCTGGCGGTTCTCAGCCCGAAAGAACTGAAAGATCTGTACCGCAAGGTTCGCCGGCTCAACCTGCCGGAACTGATGACGCGCTTCGACCTGAACGAGGCCGATGCCGCGCTGGTCATACCGGCGCTCGGCTTATACTGCAAGATGATGGAAGTCGCGGCGGTCGATCATGTCCTCGTACCGACGCTGCGCTTCATTGACGGGATGACGCTCTTGCATGTGGCGGAAAAAACCGACAGTCGCTGGCTCGATGTGATGGAAGAACATACTTTCAGCGTCGTCAAAGCGCTTGAAGACAAGTTTCATTACGACAAAGCCCACGCTTCGGTCGTTGAGGAGTTTTCACTGCTTTTATTCGACAAACTGAACCGCTACCACGGCCTGGGGCGCAGAGAACGACTGATGCTGCGCGCCGCGGCGCATCTGCATGACATCGGAAAGTTCGTCAACCTGCGTCGCCACTACTTCTACTCCTACCGGCTGATCGAATCGGCCGATATCTTGGGCATCTCCCGCAGCGAAAAAAGAATCATTGCCAATGTTTCCTATTATCACTCCAAAGGAACGCCGAACAATGCCGATGAGAACTTCACCCGCCTTTCGAACAAGGCAAAGCTGACTGTGGCTAAACTGTCGGCGATCATTCGTCTGGCCGATGCGCTCGATCGCAGTCACCGGCAAAAAATCACCGATTGCAGCGTGCAGATCAAAGGGGACGAGATGCTCGTGAACGTAAAGGCGCGCGAAGATCTGTCGCTGGAAGAATGGACGTTTGCTGAAAAGGCGGAATTCTTTGAGAGCGTATTCGGCTTAAAAGCCCGCGTCGTCGGGACGATCGGAGGCAACCATGGAACTTGA
- a CDS encoding VOC family protein — MKQLTPNLMVDDVKETLRFYREVLGFSPLMTVPDEGTPVWAMVACGEVQLMFQERASIVAEYPKLDSLALGGALTFYIKVDDVAGLYARVKDRATILRPLHRTFYDADEFALEDCNGFILTFAADAM; from the coding sequence ATGAAACAGTTGACGCCAAATCTGATGGTGGACGATGTGAAAGAAACGCTGCGTTTTTATCGCGAGGTGCTCGGCTTTTCACCGCTGATGACGGTGCCGGACGAGGGGACGCCGGTCTGGGCAATGGTCGCCTGCGGCGAGGTGCAGTTGATGTTCCAGGAACGCGCCAGCATCGTCGCCGAATACCCGAAGCTCGATTCCCTTGCGCTGGGCGGCGCACTGACGTTTTACATCAAGGTCGACGACGTTGCCGGACTCTACGCGCGCGTCAAAGACCGCGCCACGATCCTGCGCCCGCTGCACCGTACCTTCTACGACGCCGACGAATTCGCGCTCGAAGACTGCAACGGCTTCATCCTCACCTTCGCCGCCGACGCGATGTAA
- a CDS encoding NAD-dependent epimerase/dehydratase family protein, with protein sequence MKILVTGGYGFIGSQLCEKLIQEKHDVFVIDDLSSGLARNLTLPHVFYRRNIADQECEAIFQNNNLDIVIHLAAKVDVAESAKAPYEDCQSNILGLVNMLRLSHQYKVKKFLFISSTAVYGDSAELTLSEASPLKPLSLYSINKANGEAYCRIWQEQYGLETVILRLSNVYGPRQGSFGEAGVISSFLKQIAAGQKLVIHGDGQQCRDYLYVDDAVMAIYWAAVKIVRQPVINIVSRQSHNLLEVVKLLGKHYDLPGLTHEKYRTFDICRASFDNSAAKEQLGWTPRYTLEEGLEKTCLWQAEQALLAPEKAPSPPSFLSVYRPYLENATLFALMACLSFFNLHGGLLDFRLGMDYNYIYIAVMGLLYGKQQSMPATALSVLLFCYSMTAKGADLVTLLYQVQYLTHLAVYLALGVITGYVTDRRRHILADKENELERIADKHRFLEKMHLECVQVKDVLYNQIVNSDDSIGKIYSIIKDLDSLAPEDIYTSSIDVLQRIMRCGSVDIYTVNADSSFWRIKVRAKDDAPYLENSIRVADSPYAQKVMQTKGVFVNRHFAGPSMAAAIRYQNKTIAIVQLYNLPFESMTLHQSNLLRVTALLIADALGKAHSYELSSSEKQQVSGTQLLLPDAFAKLQQEMTKRSLKHNQPCTLLRLRDKREDLVALYHSLANVIRAEDYAGLDPSGHVLLLLQNVTREMLPVVQERLAQKGFHTIEMAGA encoded by the coding sequence ATGAAAATACTTGTCACCGGCGGCTACGGCTTTATCGGCTCGCAGCTGTGCGAAAAACTGATTCAGGAAAAGCACGACGTCTTCGTGATCGACGATTTATCGAGCGGTCTGGCGCGCAACCTCACCTTGCCGCATGTCTTTTACCGGCGCAACATCGCCGATCAGGAATGTGAAGCGATCTTTCAGAACAACAACCTCGACATCGTGATCCATCTGGCCGCCAAGGTCGACGTCGCAGAATCGGCCAAAGCGCCGTACGAAGATTGCCAATCCAACATCTTAGGCTTGGTCAATATGCTGCGTCTCTCACACCAGTATAAGGTAAAAAAGTTTCTCTTCATTTCTTCGACTGCCGTATACGGCGATTCGGCCGAACTCACGCTTTCGGAAGCCAGCCCGCTCAAGCCGCTCTCGCTCTACAGCATCAACAAGGCCAACGGCGAAGCCTACTGCCGCATCTGGCAGGAGCAATACGGTCTGGAGACCGTCATCCTCCGTCTCTCTAACGTATACGGCCCCCGCCAGGGCAGCTTCGGCGAGGCAGGCGTCATCTCGAGTTTCTTAAAACAAATCGCAGCCGGACAGAAGCTCGTCATTCACGGCGACGGTCAGCAATGCCGCGATTATCTCTATGTGGACGACGCGGTCATGGCCATCTACTGGGCGGCGGTAAAAATCGTCCGCCAGCCTGTCATCAACATCGTCAGCCGCCAATCGCACAACCTGCTCGAAGTCGTGAAGCTGCTCGGAAAGCATTACGACCTGCCTGGCCTGACGCACGAAAAGTATCGCACGTTCGACATCTGCCGCGCTTCGTTCGACAACAGTGCGGCCAAAGAGCAGCTCGGCTGGACGCCGCGCTACACGCTGGAAGAGGGCCTTGAAAAAACCTGCCTCTGGCAGGCGGAACAGGCACTTCTTGCGCCGGAAAAAGCGCCGTCCCCGCCTTCATTCCTCTCCGTTTACCGGCCTTATCTGGAAAACGCGACGCTCTTCGCGCTGATGGCCTGCCTCTCCTTCTTCAATCTGCACGGCGGCCTGCTCGATTTTCGTCTGGGCATGGACTACAACTACATCTATATCGCGGTGATGGGTCTGCTCTACGGCAAACAGCAATCGATGCCCGCAACGGCGCTCTCCGTACTGCTCTTTTGCTACAGCATGACGGCCAAAGGCGCCGATCTCGTCACGCTCTTGTATCAGGTGCAATACCTGACGCATCTGGCAGTATACCTGGCGCTCGGCGTGATTACTGGCTACGTCACCGACCGCCGCCGCCACATCCTGGCCGATAAGGAAAACGAACTGGAACGCATCGCCGACAAGCATCGTTTTCTGGAAAAGATGCATTTGGAATGCGTCCAGGTCAAAGACGTCCTTTATAACCAGATCGTCAATTCCGACGACAGCATCGGCAAGATCTACAGCATCATCAAGGATCTCGACAGCTTGGCGCCGGAAGACATCTACACGTCCTCGATCGACGTTCTGCAGCGCATCATGCGCTGCGGCAGCGTTGATATCTATACTGTGAACGCCGATTCGTCTTTCTGGCGGATCAAGGTGCGCGCCAAAGACGATGCGCCGTATCTGGAAAATTCGATTCGTGTCGCCGATTCGCCGTATGCGCAAAAAGTCATGCAGACGAAAGGCGTTTTCGTGAACCGGCATTTCGCCGGCCCGTCGATGGCCGCGGCAATCCGCTATCAGAACAAGACGATCGCCATCGTGCAGCTTTATAACCTCCCGTTTGAAAGCATGACGCTGCATCAGAGCAACCTGCTGCGCGTCACCGCGCTCTTGATCGCGGACGCATTGGGCAAAGCGCACAGCTACGAATTGAGCAGCAGCGAAAAGCAACAGGTCAGCGGCACGCAGCTTTTGCTGCCGGACGCGTTTGCCAAGCTGCAACAGGAAATGACCAAACGCAGCCTGAAGCACAACCAACCCTGCACACTGCTGCGCCTGCGCGATAAGCGCGAGGATCTGGTCGCCCTCTACCACTCGCTGGCCAACGTCATCCGCGCCGAAGATTACGCCGGGCTCGATCCGTCCGGTCACGTCCTGCTGCTGCTGCAGAACGTCACACGCGAAATGCTCCCCGTCGTCCAGGAACGCCTGGCGCAAAAAGGATTCCACACCATAGAGATGGCAGGTGCTTAA
- a CDS encoding helix-turn-helix transcriptional regulator, translating to MMPTFKERFDELFQESDKTQEEFGCLFNANKNQVYNWRSGLGEPDTAMLVLIAQACHVSVDWLTGNTNLRTPVNTLIQQRIHSDLTTLPPKALEEIEEFEKFLQFKYNKK from the coding sequence ATGATGCCAACTTTTAAAGAACGCTTTGACGAACTATTTCAAGAATCTGATAAAACACAAGAAGAATTTGGTTGCCTGTTCAATGCAAATAAAAACCAAGTCTATAACTGGCGCAGCGGTCTCGGCGAACCTGACACCGCCATGCTCGTCTTAATTGCCCAAGCCTGTCACGTCTCCGTCGACTGGCTTACCGGCAACACCAACCTCCGCACGCCGGTCAATACACTCATCCAGCAGCGCATCCACTCCGACCTAACCACTCTCCCGCCCAAAGCATTAGAGGAAATCGAAGAATTTGAGAAGTTTCTTCAATTCAAATATAATAAAAAATGA
- a CDS encoding helix-turn-helix transcriptional regulator, producing MKTTGIMIKNLRTSLNLSQEKLAEELGINIKSIQRYETDKHKPDVYTLVKLATYFDVSTDYLLGLLPVEESCKEESSKVFNNGSYNIFYKRYLDCKQNHNVDETTEYYWIYEKNGIMGGQTEWIGYTDETQTLETRKLRPIIATRAIESCTLMYGTPIIINEEEDVLVFRLFGGHAIVKKEICERYLPEFLIL from the coding sequence ATGAAAACAACAGGAATAATGATTAAAAATTTGAGAACATCGCTCAATTTAAGTCAAGAAAAGCTAGCGGAGGAATTGGGTATTAACATCAAATCAATTCAGCGATATGAAACCGATAAACACAAACCCGATGTCTACACACTTGTAAAACTCGCAACATATTTTGACGTTTCCACTGACTATCTTCTTGGATTACTACCTGTTGAAGAATCTTGCAAAGAAGAATCCAGTAAAGTTTTCAACAATGGATCTTATAATATATTTTACAAGCGCTATCTTGACTGCAAACAGAATCACAATGTTGATGAAACAACTGAATATTACTGGATTTACGAGAAAAACGGCATAATGGGCGGACAGACGGAATGGATCGGTTATACAGATGAAACGCAAACTCTGGAAACAAGAAAATTGCGACCAATCATCGCAACGAGAGCAATTGAATCTTGTACATTGATGTATGGTACGCCAATAATAATTAATGAGGAAGAGGATGTCCTTGTATTCCGTTTATTTGGCGGACATGCGATTGTAAAAAAAGAAATCTGCGAACGCTACTTACCTGAATTTCTAATTTTATAA
- a CDS encoding Fic family protein — translation MKVELVDEIHQFLVKYFNESEDPISPPGIKNRGALESACARPYSTAGRKELFASEFEKAAALFHGIISNHCFHNGNKRTALLSTLYFLGENNFWLDKCENAEMFEFTRQTAAHEICDKREDEISTIVGWFEKNSRRIIKGEKLLSLIELRDILKRFEYDVEENKSYVDITREGQIVQKLKKKGRSGLEEYDREYVAELRKRLNLTVAYGIDSARFYGEKGISDELNDYMQLHSEVFRWLAKI, via the coding sequence ATGAAGGTCGAGTTAGTCGATGAAATACATCAGTTTTTGGTGAAATATTTCAATGAATCAGAAGATCCAATTTCTCCTCCGGGAATCAAAAATAGAGGTGCTTTAGAGTCTGCTTGTGCAAGACCATACTCTACAGCTGGCAGGAAAGAATTGTTTGCAAGCGAGTTTGAGAAGGCGGCTGCGTTATTTCATGGAATTATATCGAATCATTGTTTTCACAATGGAAATAAGCGAACTGCACTTTTGTCAACGCTGTATTTTTTGGGGGAAAACAATTTTTGGCTAGATAAATGCGAAAATGCAGAAATGTTTGAATTTACAAGACAAACTGCAGCGCATGAGATTTGTGATAAGCGAGAAGATGAGATTTCAACAATAGTGGGATGGTTTGAGAAAAACTCAAGGCGAATTATAAAAGGTGAGAAGCTATTGTCACTTATTGAGTTGCGGGATATATTGAAGAGATTTGAATATGATGTTGAAGAAAACAAAAGTTATGTTGATATAACAAGAGAAGGTCAAATCGTACAAAAACTTAAGAAAAAAGGCAGAAGTGGACTTGAGGAATATGATCGCGAGTATGTAGCAGAGCTTAGAAAAAGATTAAATCTTACGGTGGCATATGGGATTGATAGTGCGCGTTTTTATGGTGAAAAAGGAATAAGTGATGAACTTAATGATTATATGCAGTTGCACAGTGAGGTTTTCAGGTGGTTGGCGAAAATTTAG